A section of the Triticum dicoccoides isolate Atlit2015 ecotype Zavitan chromosome 7A, WEW_v2.0, whole genome shotgun sequence genome encodes:
- the LOC119331498 gene encoding receptor-like cytosolic serine/threonine-protein kinase RBK1 isoform X1, producing MTKLWEFFLLEPAGGGGGGGGGGAERAEDPLLGSGEEVQGAAQEESRRSSGELADADCGSSGSVTDAAVPSEDTSEGHSSDSSSSQCAGSDGGGKEVPEMFSKSCNDENSLCTDQSSPRAVLDISVSGSVDSDESSSVEQPAEPSRSVQPLQWRNLISGLILSRKKLMARAVTFPQRSKSTGLKRYLGRMRRGKNQMDCSAIAPEIFPEIEKWRPSWRSFDYDELCAATDRFSSDNLIGKGGHAEVYKGQLADGQFVAVKRLTKGGNKEDRISDFLSELGIIAHVNHPNAAQLLGFSVEGGLHLVLQFSPHGSLASLLHGAKGALKWKARFNIALGIAEGLFYLHEGCHRHIIHRDIKPSNILLTEDYQPQISDFGLAKWLPDKCTHQVVFPIEGTFGYMAPEYFMHGIINEKTDVFAYGVLLLELVTGRKAVDSSRQSLVIWAKPLLESNNMKGLVDPSLDVGYDPEEMALTLAVASMCIHHSANLRPSMKSVVRFMKGDRESLELMGKPRPTKPPMFDSCDSEDYTRTSYLNDLDKHKQLALEQ from the exons ATGACGAAACTCTGGGAGTTTTTCCTGCTTGAAcctgcaggcggcggcggcggcggaggaggaggaggagcggagaGGGCGGAGGATCCTCTCCTTGGCTCCGGCGAGGAAG TGCAAGGAGCGGCCCAGGAAGAGAGCAGGAGAAGCTCAGGCGAACTTGCCGATGCGGATTGCGGCAGCAGTGGTTCGGTAACTGATGCCGCTGTACCGAGTGAAGATACCAGTGAGGGGCATAGCAGTGACAGCAGCAGCAGCCAGTGTGCCGGTTCTGATGGAGGTGGCAAAGAGGTGCCTGAAATGTTCTCCAAGAGCTGCAATGATGAGAACAGCTTGTGCACCGACCAGAGCTCTCCCCGCGCCGTGCTGGACATATCGGTGTCCGGCAGCGTCGACTCTGACGAGAGCTCCTCCGTCGAGCAGCCGGCGGAGCCCAGCCGCAGCGTGCAGCCGCTGCAGTGGAGGAATTTGATCAGTGGGCTGATACTCAGCAGGAAGAAGCTGATGGCCAGGGCGGTGACGTTCCCTCAGCGGTCCAAGAGCACGGGGCTTAAAAGGTACCTGGGGAGGATGCGGAGGGGCAAGAACCAGATGGACTGCAGCGCAATCGCCCCGGAGATCTTCCCTGAGATCGAGAAGTGGAGGCCATCATGGAGGAGCTTCGACTACGACGAGCTCTGCGCTGCAACTGACAGATTCAGTTCAG ATAATTTGATCGGAAAGGGAGGGCACGCTGAGGTGTACAAAGGACAGCTTGCTGATGGACAGTTTGTGGCGGTGAAAAGGTTAACAAAAGGCGGCAACAAGGAGGACAGGATCAGCGATTTCCTATCCGAGCTTGGAATAATAGCGCACGTCAACCACCCAAACGCGGCACAGCTCTTGGGGTTCAGTGTGGAAGGGGGCTTGCACCTGGTTCTTCAGTTCTCACCACATGGAAGCTTGGCTTCTCTTCTCCATG GTGCAAAGGGAGCCCTCAAGTGGAAGGCCCGGTTCAATATCGCACTTGGAATCGCTGAAGGGCTATTTTATCTACACGAAGGCTGCCATCGGCACATAATTCACAGAGACATCAAGCCTTCAAATATTCTTTTAACTGAAGATTATCAACCTCAG ATTTCAGATTTTGGCCTTGCGAAGTGGCTTCCTGACAAATGCACCCATCAGGTTGTATTCCCCATTGAAGGCACATTCGG TTATATGGCCCCAGAGTACTTCATGCACGGGATCATAAATGAGAAGACGGATGTGTTTGCATACGGAGTATTGCTTCTTGAACTAGTGACAGGGCGGAAAGCCGTGGACTCTTCTAGACAGAGCCTGGTGATATGG GCAAAACCGCTGCTCGAGTCGAACAACATGAAGGGGCTGGTGGATCCTTCTCTTGATGTTGGATATGACCCAGAAGAGATGGCACTCACCCTGGCAGTGGCGTCCATGTGCATCCACCACAGCGCAAACTTGCGGCCTAGCATGAAATCG GTGGTCCGTTTCATGAAGGGAGATAGGGAATCACTCGAACTGATGGGAAAGCCTAGACCCACAAAGCCCCCAATGTTCGACTCCTGTGATTCAGAGGACTACACTCGCACGAGTTACCTCAATGATCTGGACAAGCACAAGCAGCTTGCGTTGGAGCAGTGA
- the LOC119331500 gene encoding uncharacterized protein LOC119331500 isoform X1, producing the protein MALFLLASPADPLAPFLPLSSSSSPKPHPPGHRDTSWWSSTVHHRPTPGRPRMGPGSPDLAPGGPDRQKAALPARGGHFLRDPHVDLLIWCVPAGRLGGLLLGQINCLIILCSSNVTIQQEIQGKQDTCMGYLMCTKLMCTDKFFFQYPHRRQQKSSIYAFWELLCLLNILARLTDILTEFSSISGQSVGRLVKGWP; encoded by the exons ATGGCGCTATTTCTTCTCGCCTCCCCCGCGGATCCCCTCGCCCCATTCctccccctctcgagctcctcttccCCGAAGCCTCATCCTCCCGGCCACCGTGACACCTCGTGGTGGAGTTCGACCGTGCACCACCGACCGACGCCGGGGCGGCCACGTATGGGCCCTGGGTCGCCCGATCTAGCCCCGGGGGGCCCGGATCGGCAGAAGGCGGCGCTTCCGGCGAGAG GTGGTCATTTTCTTCGTGACCCGCATGTCGATCTTCTCATCTGGTGTGTGCCCGCCGGCAGATTGGGTGGCCTGTTGCTCGGTCAG ATAAATTGTTTGATCATTTTGTGTTCATCAAATGTCACAATACAACAAGAGATtcaagggaaacaagatacatgcaTGGGCTATCTGATGTGTACCAAGCTGATGTGTACAGATAAATTCTTTTTCCAATATCCTCACAGAAGACAGCAAAAAAGctctatctatgccttttgggaacTTCTATGCCTACTGAATATCCTCGCGAGACTGACGGACATACTGACTGAATTCAGCTCTATTTCAGGCCAATCGGTAGGGCGCTTAGTCAAGGGCTGGCCATAG
- the LOC119331501 gene encoding uncharacterized protein LOC119331501, whose protein sequence is MPTLPSPSPEQTRSLLCALCRSSPVHYRGNLHWFLYKSNLPGSSSTGDIIVFDTEAESFRWMRNPAHNSIMNRLFDMEGTPAFLGTSAHLNTATTAMDVWVMQDYEAETWAFRYRIDVSMIEASRLLDSASPKETSKRNLPLDSTVRFLSGMTPLNERELLVSFNDKHVLRCDTDGKFLGLVTIGKKQYCMELTDHRLQESIMPVPSSEMQGEDEDFPFSTEHDF, encoded by the coding sequence ATGCCAACACTGCCTTCGCCTTCCCCGGAACAAACGCGCTCCTTACTCTGTGCGCTATGCCGGTCCTCACCAGTCCACTACCGTGGCAATCTGCACTGGTTTTTGTACAAGTCCAATCTTCCTGGCAGCAGCAGCACCGGAGACATTATTGTGTTCGACACAGAAGCCGAGTCATTCCGCTGGATGAGAAACCCTGCCCACAACAGCATCATGAACAGGTTGTTTGACATGGAGGGCACGCCTGCTTTTCTAGGCACGTCGGCTCATCTCAACACCGCCACCACCGCCATGGATGTTTGGGTGATGCAGGACTACGAGGCTGAAACCTGGGCCTTCAGGTACCGGATCGACGTGTCGATGATAGAGGCGTCACGGCTGCTTGATTCAGCTTCTCCCAAAGAGACAAGCAAAAGGAATCTACCACTTGATTCAACAGTGAGATTTCTCAGTGGGATGACTCCGCTTAATGAGCGCGAGCTGCTGGTCAGCTTTAATGATAAACATGTCTTGCGTTGCGACACTGACGGCAAGTTCTTAGGGCTGGTGACCATTGGTAAGAAACAGTATTGTATGGAGCTTACCGACCATCGCCTCCAAGAGAGCATTATGCCGGTTCCGTCCAGTGAGATGCAAGGAGAAGATGAGGATTTTCCATTCTCCACAGAGCATGACTTCTGA
- the LOC119331498 gene encoding receptor-like cytosolic serine/threonine-protein kinase RBK1 isoform X2, with the protein MASTEGGGGGGGGGGAERAEDPLLGSGEEVQGAAQEESRRSSGELADADCGSSGSVTDAAVPSEDTSEGHSSDSSSSQCAGSDGGGKEVPEMFSKSCNDENSLCTDQSSPRAVLDISVSGSVDSDESSSVEQPAEPSRSVQPLQWRNLISGLILSRKKLMARAVTFPQRSKSTGLKRYLGRMRRGKNQMDCSAIAPEIFPEIEKWRPSWRSFDYDELCAATDRFSSDNLIGKGGHAEVYKGQLADGQFVAVKRLTKGGNKEDRISDFLSELGIIAHVNHPNAAQLLGFSVEGGLHLVLQFSPHGSLASLLHGAKGALKWKARFNIALGIAEGLFYLHEGCHRHIIHRDIKPSNILLTEDYQPQISDFGLAKWLPDKCTHQVVFPIEGTFGYMAPEYFMHGIINEKTDVFAYGVLLLELVTGRKAVDSSRQSLVIWAKPLLESNNMKGLVDPSLDVGYDPEEMALTLAVASMCIHHSANLRPSMKSVVRFMKGDRESLELMGKPRPTKPPMFDSCDSEDYTRTSYLNDLDKHKQLALEQ; encoded by the exons ATGGCCTCCACGGAAg gcggcggcggcggcggaggaggaggaggagcggagaGGGCGGAGGATCCTCTCCTTGGCTCCGGCGAGGAAG TGCAAGGAGCGGCCCAGGAAGAGAGCAGGAGAAGCTCAGGCGAACTTGCCGATGCGGATTGCGGCAGCAGTGGTTCGGTAACTGATGCCGCTGTACCGAGTGAAGATACCAGTGAGGGGCATAGCAGTGACAGCAGCAGCAGCCAGTGTGCCGGTTCTGATGGAGGTGGCAAAGAGGTGCCTGAAATGTTCTCCAAGAGCTGCAATGATGAGAACAGCTTGTGCACCGACCAGAGCTCTCCCCGCGCCGTGCTGGACATATCGGTGTCCGGCAGCGTCGACTCTGACGAGAGCTCCTCCGTCGAGCAGCCGGCGGAGCCCAGCCGCAGCGTGCAGCCGCTGCAGTGGAGGAATTTGATCAGTGGGCTGATACTCAGCAGGAAGAAGCTGATGGCCAGGGCGGTGACGTTCCCTCAGCGGTCCAAGAGCACGGGGCTTAAAAGGTACCTGGGGAGGATGCGGAGGGGCAAGAACCAGATGGACTGCAGCGCAATCGCCCCGGAGATCTTCCCTGAGATCGAGAAGTGGAGGCCATCATGGAGGAGCTTCGACTACGACGAGCTCTGCGCTGCAACTGACAGATTCAGTTCAG ATAATTTGATCGGAAAGGGAGGGCACGCTGAGGTGTACAAAGGACAGCTTGCTGATGGACAGTTTGTGGCGGTGAAAAGGTTAACAAAAGGCGGCAACAAGGAGGACAGGATCAGCGATTTCCTATCCGAGCTTGGAATAATAGCGCACGTCAACCACCCAAACGCGGCACAGCTCTTGGGGTTCAGTGTGGAAGGGGGCTTGCACCTGGTTCTTCAGTTCTCACCACATGGAAGCTTGGCTTCTCTTCTCCATG GTGCAAAGGGAGCCCTCAAGTGGAAGGCCCGGTTCAATATCGCACTTGGAATCGCTGAAGGGCTATTTTATCTACACGAAGGCTGCCATCGGCACATAATTCACAGAGACATCAAGCCTTCAAATATTCTTTTAACTGAAGATTATCAACCTCAG ATTTCAGATTTTGGCCTTGCGAAGTGGCTTCCTGACAAATGCACCCATCAGGTTGTATTCCCCATTGAAGGCACATTCGG TTATATGGCCCCAGAGTACTTCATGCACGGGATCATAAATGAGAAGACGGATGTGTTTGCATACGGAGTATTGCTTCTTGAACTAGTGACAGGGCGGAAAGCCGTGGACTCTTCTAGACAGAGCCTGGTGATATGG GCAAAACCGCTGCTCGAGTCGAACAACATGAAGGGGCTGGTGGATCCTTCTCTTGATGTTGGATATGACCCAGAAGAGATGGCACTCACCCTGGCAGTGGCGTCCATGTGCATCCACCACAGCGCAAACTTGCGGCCTAGCATGAAATCG GTGGTCCGTTTCATGAAGGGAGATAGGGAATCACTCGAACTGATGGGAAAGCCTAGACCCACAAAGCCCCCAATGTTCGACTCCTGTGATTCAGAGGACTACACTCGCACGAGTTACCTCAATGATCTGGACAAGCACAAGCAGCTTGCGTTGGAGCAGTGA
- the LOC119331499 gene encoding fructose-1,6-bisphosphatase, chloroplastic-like isoform X1, protein MTLSPHTLRPPLPLPLPLPPTSNRRHHRPPPPPSRSRPRAVRRSELLAGDGMASHGSHPTLLEHMGRTGAPADLAVLVAHIQAACKRIAALVASPGNADLSRAKPAAAGAASAAGRDAPKPLDELSNEIILSSLQSSGKVAVVASEENDLPVWLCDDGPYVVVTDPLDGSRNIEVSIPTGTIFGIYDRLVELDQLPVEEKAQLNSLQSGSRLVAAGYVLYSSATIFCISFGAGTHGFTLDRSTGEFVLTHPSMQIPPRGQIYSVNDARYFDWPEGLKKYIDTIRQGKGQHPKKYSARYVCSLVADFHRTIIYGGVAMNPRDHLRLV, encoded by the exons ATGACGTTATCCCCTCACACACTCCGCCCTCCCCTCCCACTCCCGCTCCCGCTCCCGCCAACTTCaaaccgccgccaccaccgcccgccgccgcctccctcccgctCCCGCCCCCGCGCAGTCCGCCGCAGCGAACTCCTCGCCGGGGACGGCATGGCGTCGCACGGCTCGCACCCCACGCTGCTCGAGCACATGGGCCGGACCGGCGCGCCCGCCGACCTCGCCGTCCTCGTCGCCCACATCCAGGCCGCCTGCAAGCGCATCGCCGCGCTCGTCGCGTCCCCCGGCAACGCCGACCTCTCGCGGGCCAAGCCGGCCGCTGCCGGTGCCGCGTCCGCGGCCGGGCGCGACGCGCCCAAGCCGCTCGACGAATTGTCG AACGAGATCATCCTGTCGTCGCTCCAGAGCTCCGGAAAAGTTGCGGTGGTGGCGTCTGAAGAAAACGATCTCCCCGTTTGGTTGTGCGACGATGGTCCCTATGTTGTTGTCACCGACCCGCTTGATGGTTCTCGCAACATCGAGGTGTCGATCCCCACTGGAACGATATTTGGAATATATGATAGGCTGGTGGAACTCGACCAGCTTCCCGTGGAGGAGAAAGCTCAGCTCAATTCGCTGCAGAGCGGTTCTCGCTTGGTCGCTGCTGGATACGTCCTGTATTCATCTGCCACCATTTTCTGCATCAGTTTCGGTGCAGGAACCCATGGCTTCACGTTGGATAGATCGACAGGAGAATTTGTTCTGACGCATCCTTCCATGCAAATACCCCCCAGAG GACAGATATATTCAGTGAATGATGCGCGGTATTTCGACTGGCCAGAGGGCCTGAAGAAGTACATCGACACGATCAGACAAGGCAAGGGGCAGCATCCCAAGAAGTACTCTGCTCGGTACGTGTGCTCGCTGGTCGCTGACTTTCATCGGACGATCATATACGGTGGAGTCGCAATGAACCCGAGGGATCACCTTCGGTTGGTTTAG
- the LOC119331499 gene encoding fructose-1,6-bisphosphatase, chloroplastic-like isoform X2 → MTLSPHTLRPPLPLPLPLPPTSNRRHHRPPPPPSRSRPRAVRRSELLAGDGMASHGSHPTLLEHMGRTGAPADLAVLVAHIQAACKRIAALVASPGNADLSRAKPAAAGAASAAGRDAPKPLDELSNEIILSSLQSSGKVAVVASEENDLPVWLCDDGPYVVVTDPLDGSRNIEVSIPTGTIFGIYDRLVELDQLPVEEKAQLNSLQSGSRLVAAGYVLYSSATIFCISFGAGTHGFTLDRSTGEFVLTHPSMQIPPRDIFSE, encoded by the exons ATGACGTTATCCCCTCACACACTCCGCCCTCCCCTCCCACTCCCGCTCCCGCTCCCGCCAACTTCaaaccgccgccaccaccgcccgccgccgcctccctcccgctCCCGCCCCCGCGCAGTCCGCCGCAGCGAACTCCTCGCCGGGGACGGCATGGCGTCGCACGGCTCGCACCCCACGCTGCTCGAGCACATGGGCCGGACCGGCGCGCCCGCCGACCTCGCCGTCCTCGTCGCCCACATCCAGGCCGCCTGCAAGCGCATCGCCGCGCTCGTCGCGTCCCCCGGCAACGCCGACCTCTCGCGGGCCAAGCCGGCCGCTGCCGGTGCCGCGTCCGCGGCCGGGCGCGACGCGCCCAAGCCGCTCGACGAATTGTCG AACGAGATCATCCTGTCGTCGCTCCAGAGCTCCGGAAAAGTTGCGGTGGTGGCGTCTGAAGAAAACGATCTCCCCGTTTGGTTGTGCGACGATGGTCCCTATGTTGTTGTCACCGACCCGCTTGATGGTTCTCGCAACATCGAGGTGTCGATCCCCACTGGAACGATATTTGGAATATATGATAGGCTGGTGGAACTCGACCAGCTTCCCGTGGAGGAGAAAGCTCAGCTCAATTCGCTGCAGAGCGGTTCTCGCTTGGTCGCTGCTGGATACGTCCTGTATTCATCTGCCACCATTTTCTGCATCAGTTTCGGTGCAGGAACCCATGGCTTCACGTTGGATAGATCGACAGGAGAATTTGTTCTGACGCATCCTTCCATGCAAATACCCCCCAGAG ATATATTCAGTGAATGA
- the LOC119331500 gene encoding uncharacterized protein LOC119331500 isoform X2 — protein sequence MALFLLASPADPLAPFLPLSSSSSPKPHPPGHRDTSWWSSTVHHRPTPGRPRMGPGSPDLAPGGPDRQKAALPARGGHFLRDPHVDLLIWCVPAGRLGGLLLGQVPLSFFPLYKLFDHFVFIKCHNTTRDSRETRYMHGLSDVYQADVYR from the exons ATGGCGCTATTTCTTCTCGCCTCCCCCGCGGATCCCCTCGCCCCATTCctccccctctcgagctcctcttccCCGAAGCCTCATCCTCCCGGCCACCGTGACACCTCGTGGTGGAGTTCGACCGTGCACCACCGACCGACGCCGGGGCGGCCACGTATGGGCCCTGGGTCGCCCGATCTAGCCCCGGGGGGCCCGGATCGGCAGAAGGCGGCGCTTCCGGCGAGAG GTGGTCATTTTCTTCGTGACCCGCATGTCGATCTTCTCATCTGGTGTGTGCCCGCCGGCAGATTGGGTGGCCTGTTGCTCGGTCAGGTGCCACTTTCTTTCTTCCCTTTAT ATAAATTGTTTGATCATTTTGTGTTCATCAAATGTCACAATACAACAAGAGATtcaagggaaacaagatacatgcaTGGGCTATCTGATGTGTACCAAGCTGATGTGTACAGATAA